The following are encoded together in the Variovorax sp. PBS-H4 genome:
- a CDS encoding phage Gp37/Gp68 family protein codes for MSANSKIEWTDHTFNYWEGCQKTGPGCDNCYAETRNARFAGIKVNGINIAPNWGPGAPRRLTSESNRNLPAKWNREHAAFFAKHGRRQRVFCSSLSDVFDNQVPREWRWDLWQLIMATPNLDWLLLTKRIGNVNAMLKEPGAPINGLPSNVWLGATIVNQEEADRDIPKLLDVPASVRFLSMEPLLGPVSLRWLAAWPENAPTRAQKPGGITNHLDGLRRLDWVIVGGESGPKARPMHPDWALHLRDQCAEAGVPFLYKQWGEWKPISQMAEAEHTALYRSRVKAMPHESQDAIDDINGRACTVPYGVVHADGSLHEPLEPMAFLQGTGAMTTFKIGKKAAGRLLDGIEHNGYPR; via the coding sequence GTGAGCGCCAACAGCAAGATCGAATGGACCGATCACACGTTCAATTATTGGGAAGGCTGCCAGAAGACCGGGCCTGGCTGCGACAACTGCTACGCCGAGACGCGCAACGCGCGCTTCGCCGGCATCAAGGTCAACGGCATCAACATCGCGCCCAACTGGGGACCGGGCGCGCCGCGCCGGCTCACCAGCGAGAGCAATCGGAACCTGCCGGCGAAGTGGAACCGCGAGCATGCCGCGTTCTTCGCAAAGCACGGCCGGCGCCAGCGCGTTTTCTGCTCGTCGCTGTCCGATGTGTTCGACAACCAGGTGCCGCGCGAATGGCGCTGGGATCTGTGGCAGCTCATCATGGCCACGCCGAATCTGGACTGGCTGCTGCTGACGAAGCGCATCGGCAACGTGAATGCCATGCTGAAGGAGCCCGGCGCGCCGATAAACGGGCTGCCCTCCAATGTGTGGCTCGGCGCCACCATCGTCAATCAGGAGGAAGCCGACCGCGACATCCCGAAGCTGCTGGACGTGCCGGCGAGCGTGCGTTTCCTGAGCATGGAGCCGCTACTGGGGCCGGTGTCGCTGCGCTGGCTTGCCGCTTGGCCTGAGAACGCGCCCACCAGGGCCCAGAAGCCCGGCGGCATCACCAATCATCTTGACGGCCTGCGCCGGCTCGACTGGGTCATCGTGGGCGGGGAGAGCGGCCCAAAGGCGCGGCCGATGCACCCCGACTGGGCCCTGCACCTGCGCGACCAGTGCGCCGAGGCAGGCGTGCCGTTCCTCTACAAGCAATGGGGCGAGTGGAAGCCAATCAGTCAGATGGCCGAGGCCGAGCACACGGCGCTGTATCGCTCGCGCGTGAAGGCGATGCCGCACGAAAGCCAAGACGCGATCGACGACATCAACGGGCGCGCTTGCACCGTGCCCTATGGCGTTGTGCATGCCGATGGCTCACTGCACGAACCGCTGGAGCCGATGGCCTTCCTGCAGGGCACCGGCGCCATGACGACGTTCAAGATCGGCAAGAAGGCCGCAGGCCGCCTGCTGGACGGCATCGAGCACAACGGGTACCCGCGATGA